From Watersipora subatra chromosome 8, tzWatSuba1.1, whole genome shotgun sequence, a single genomic window includes:
- the LOC137402712 gene encoding collagen alpha-1(I) chain-like: protein MEKEDMSTAIANKAKIKVFGYGTALIALFMLGLVVSNIIMFNYMYNKFDQEAQKLGELEVKMAQQGIKHVELAEDAEVREKRAASDCKCPKGPPGAKGTAGKPGAKGAQGAKGSPGTGKPGVGKPGPKGNRGADGPAGPKGPQGQQGSSGKNGAKGNAGPKGNAGKPGPSGQPGKAGKDGSSGKSGANGAPGKAGNPGSKGAAGSKGPTGPKGNRGPSGSPGKVGGKGVTGARGPAGPKGNSGPAGKNGSAGKPGPAGGNGKNGPTGPKGNAGAKGKTGPAGPRGNPGPKGTTGPKGPKGQKGLPGSQGKPGQKGAKGPTGSSSPGKSTPGPKGPNGDRGKTGKPGPKGSNGASGSPGGKGPTGSRGPQGSPGPTGRNGAARKNGKNGEDGKKGAAGSPGKAGSKGPTGTKGPAGSDGKDGGPGPKGKTGSPGSPGKRGSAGASGPNGSPGPRGPPGPKSPTGSPGPKGPKGDRGDKAAGDGGKKG, encoded by the exons ATGGAGAAGGAAGATATGTCAACAGCAATAGCCAACAAAGCTAAAATTAAAGTGTTTGGCTATGGAACTGCACTCATAGCTCTCTTCATGTTAGGGCTAGTGGTCAGCAATATCATCAtgttcaactacatgtataacaagTTTGATCAG GAGGCACAAAAACTTGGTGAATTAGAGGTGAAAATGGCTCAACAAGGAATTAAGCATGTCGAACTTGCAGAAGATGCTGAAGTT AGAGAAAAGAGGGCTGCTTCAGACTGCAAATGCCCTAAAGGACCACCTGGAGCAAAG GGTACCGCTGGTAAACCTGGAGCTAAAGGAGCTCAAGGAGCAAAAGGAAGTCCTGGCACTGGCAAACCAGGTGTTGGTAAACCAGGTCCAAAAGGTAATAGAGGTGCTGATGGACCTGCGGGTCCAAAAGGTCCCCAAGGTCAGCAAGGATCATCTGGTAAAAACGGTGCAAAGGGAAATGCAGGACCAAAAGGAAACGCAGGCAAACCTGGTCCATCAGGGCAGCCTGGAAAAGCGGGTAAAGATGGATCTAGTGGTAAAAGTGGTGCGAATGGTGCTCCTGGAAAAGCTGGCAATCCTGGTTCTAAAGGCGCTGCTGGAAGCAAAGGTCCGACTGGTCCCAAAGGCAATCGCGGTCCATCCGGCAGCCCTGGTAAAGTGGGTGGTAAAGGAGTAACTGGGGCACGTGGTCCTGCTGGTCCAAAGGGCAATTCCGGACCTGCAGGAAAAAATGGCAGCGCTGGAAAGCCCGGACCAGCTGGTGGCAATGGAAAGAATGGTCCAACAGGACCTAAAGGAAATGCTGGTGCAAAGGGGAAGACCGGCCCAGCTGGACCCAGAGGCAACCCTGGACCTAAAGGCACCACTGGACCTAAAGGCCCTAAAGGCCAAAAG GGTCTACCAGGAAGTCAAGGAAAACCTGGTCAAAAGGGTGCTAAAGGACCTACTGGCAGTAGTTCACCCGGTAAAAGTACACCAGGGCCGAAAGGACCTAATGGAGATAGAGGCAAAACAGGCAAACCTGGTCCTAAGGGATCGAACGGTGCAAGCGGGAGTCCAGGTGGTAAAGGCCCTACTGGGAGCCGTGGTCCTCAAGGATCTCCAGGACCTACAGGACGAAACGGAGCTGCtagaaaaaatggcaaaaacggTGAAGATGGTAAAAAGGGTGCTGCAGGTAGTCCTGGAAAAGCTGGATCAAAAGGACCAACAGGAACGAAGGGACCCGCAG GTAGTGATGGGAAAGATGGAGGTCCTGGACCTAAAGGAAAAACAGGCTCTCCTGGAAGCCCTGGTAAACGCGGTTCCGCAGGGGCTTCGGGACCTAACGGTTCACCTGGACCACGAGGCCCACCTGGACCTAAAAGTCCAACTGGTAGCCCTGGACCTAAAGGACCCAAA GGAGACAGAGGAGATAAAGCTGCCGGAGATGGTGGTAAAAAGGGTTAA